A window of the Flavobacterium sangjuense genome harbors these coding sequences:
- a CDS encoding leucine-rich repeat domain-containing protein has protein sequence MKTIFTYIMLLFVSVSVFAEISATEKNALVKLNKATKGSQWINKWDLKSPVSTWYGVEIQNDKVVAIKLVNNNLNGELPKEIGDLTSLQVLNLFRNNITGVLPASIGNLKNLTKLNIAFNQVSGALPEALGNATQLKSIEMHMNRLTGQLPVAVGNLTNLETLSLFNNEIEGQIPASYYQLKSLKVLLLNSNKLTGKLDKEVSGLTSLETLSLFENKMDGQVPFDLEKLGNLKEMNISYNMFNGLVSRNLAKLDTLNMTMVNEQGVATTLKVSIDKNSAVANDE, from the coding sequence ATGAAAACTATTTTTACCTATATCATGTTACTGTTTGTCTCAGTTTCTGTTTTCGCAGAAATATCGGCAACAGAAAAAAACGCTTTAGTTAAACTTAACAAAGCTACTAAAGGATCGCAATGGATTAACAAATGGGATTTAAAATCACCCGTATCAACCTGGTATGGTGTAGAAATCCAAAATGATAAAGTGGTAGCCATTAAATTGGTTAACAATAACCTTAATGGTGAACTTCCAAAAGAAATTGGTGATTTAACGTCACTACAAGTTTTGAATCTTTTCAGAAACAATATTACCGGAGTTTTGCCGGCATCTATTGGTAACTTGAAAAACCTGACCAAACTGAATATTGCATTCAACCAGGTATCAGGTGCTTTACCGGAAGCTTTAGGAAATGCTACACAATTGAAATCAATTGAAATGCACATGAACAGACTAACAGGTCAATTGCCTGTAGCTGTTGGAAATTTAACAAATTTGGAAACACTTTCTTTGTTCAACAACGAAATCGAAGGTCAAATCCCCGCTTCTTATTATCAATTGAAATCGCTAAAAGTTTTATTGTTAAACAGCAACAAACTTACAGGTAAATTAGATAAAGAAGTTTCAGGTCTAACTTCATTGGAAACCCTAAGTTTATTTGAAAATAAAATGGATGGTCAGGTTCCTTTTGACTTAGAGAAATTAGGTAACTTAAAAGAAATGAATATTTCTTATAATATGTTCAACGGATTGGTTTCAAGAAATCTTGCTAAATTGGATACTTTAAATATGACAATGGTAAATGAGCAAGGTGTTGCTACGACGCTAAAAGTGAGTATCGATAAAAATTCAGCAGTTGCTAATGATGAATAA
- the der gene encoding ribosome biogenesis GTPase Der: MNNIVAIVGRPNVGKSTFFNRLIKRREAIVDSVSGVTRDRNYGKSEWNGKEFSVIDTGGYIKGSDDVFEGEIRRQVELAIDEADAIIFVVDVEEGITPMDAEVAKLLRKVTKPILLAVNKVDNAMREKDAVEFYNLGLGEYFTIASISGSGTGELLDKLVEVLPELPEVTEEELALPRFCVVGRPNAGKSSFINALIGEDRFVVTDIAGTTRDAIDTKYNRFGFEFNLVDTAGIRRKAKVKEDLEFYSVMRSVRAIEHSDVCVLLIDATRGFEGQDQSIFWLAEKNRKGVVILVNKWDLVEKDTMSTRDYENKIKEELKPFTDVPILFVSALTKQRLLKALETTVQVFENRKQRIQTSKFNDYMLKLIEAYPPPALKGKYVKIKYCMQLPTPTPQFVFFANLPQYVQEAYKRFLENKIRENWDFSGVPIDIYIREK; the protein is encoded by the coding sequence ATGAACAATATCGTAGCCATAGTAGGAAGACCAAACGTAGGGAAATCTACTTTTTTTAACCGATTAATCAAGAGAAGAGAAGCTATTGTTGACTCAGTTAGTGGTGTTACCCGTGACCGTAATTATGGAAAGAGTGAATGGAATGGAAAAGAGTTTTCAGTAATTGATACCGGTGGTTATATCAAAGGTTCAGATGATGTTTTTGAAGGTGAAATCCGCCGTCAGGTGGAATTGGCCATTGATGAAGCCGATGCAATCATTTTTGTGGTTGATGTAGAAGAAGGCATTACACCTATGGATGCTGAGGTTGCCAAATTACTTAGAAAAGTGACCAAACCCATTTTATTAGCCGTAAACAAAGTCGATAACGCCATGCGTGAAAAAGACGCAGTTGAGTTTTATAACTTAGGTTTAGGAGAATATTTTACCATTGCCAGCATCAGCGGAAGCGGAACCGGTGAACTTTTGGACAAACTGGTAGAAGTGTTACCTGAATTGCCTGAAGTAACCGAGGAAGAATTAGCCTTACCAAGATTTTGTGTCGTGGGAAGACCAAATGCAGGAAAGTCCTCTTTCATCAATGCGTTAATCGGAGAAGATAGATTTGTGGTTACCGATATTGCAGGAACAACACGTGATGCGATTGACACCAAATACAATCGTTTTGGTTTTGAATTCAACTTGGTTGATACTGCCGGAATCCGTAGAAAAGCCAAAGTAAAAGAAGATTTAGAATTTTATTCGGTAATGCGTTCGGTTCGTGCGATTGAGCACTCAGATGTTTGTGTTTTATTAATCGATGCTACGCGCGGTTTTGAAGGACAGGATCAAAGTATTTTTTGGTTGGCCGAAAAGAATAGAAAAGGAGTTGTGATTTTGGTAAACAAATGGGATTTGGTTGAAAAAGACACCATGTCAACACGTGATTATGAAAACAAAATAAAAGAAGAATTAAAACCATTTACCGATGTGCCAATTTTGTTTGTGTCGGCATTGACCAAACAACGTTTACTAAAAGCATTGGAAACTACAGTTCAGGTTTTTGAAAACAGAAAACAACGTATCCAGACTTCAAAATTCAACGATTATATGTTGAAACTAATTGAAGCTTATCCGCCACCGGCCTTAAAAGGGAAATATGTAAAAATTAAATATTGCATGCAGTTGCCAACACCAACGCCACAGTTTGTGTTTTTTGCGAACTTGCCGCAGTATGTTCAGGAAGCGTACAAACGTTTCTTAGAAAATAAAATCCGTGAAAACTGGGATTTCTCGGGTGTCCCGATTGATATTTATATTAGAGAAAAATAA
- the era gene encoding GTPase Era, with amino-acid sequence MEHKAGFVNIIGNPNVGKSTLMNAFVGERLSIITSKAQTTRHRILGIVNGDDFQVILSDTPGIIKPAYEMQKSMMDFVKSAFEDADVLIYMVEIGEKELKDEDFFNKIIHAKIPVLLLLNKIDKSNQEQLEEQIALWKEKVPNAEIYPISALENFNVKEVFARILELLPASPAYYPKDALTDKPERFFVNETIREKILLNYDKEIPYAVEIETEEFLEDEKIIRIRSVIMVERDTQKGIIIGHKGAALKKVGMQSREDLEKFFGKQIHIELYVKVNKDWRSNAFQLRRFGYNQK; translated from the coding sequence ATGGAACACAAAGCAGGCTTCGTTAACATCATCGGAAACCCAAACGTTGGAAAATCAACCTTAATGAACGCATTCGTTGGGGAGCGTTTGTCTATTATTACCTCTAAGGCACAGACAACCCGCCACAGGATATTGGGGATAGTAAACGGAGATGACTTTCAAGTCATCCTATCTGATACTCCGGGAATCATCAAACCTGCCTACGAAATGCAGAAATCGATGATGGATTTTGTAAAGTCCGCTTTCGAAGATGCTGATGTGTTGATTTATATGGTCGAGATAGGAGAGAAGGAATTAAAAGACGAAGACTTTTTTAATAAAATCATTCACGCCAAGATTCCTGTTCTACTGCTGTTGAATAAAATTGACAAATCAAATCAGGAACAATTAGAAGAACAAATCGCCTTATGGAAGGAGAAAGTTCCGAACGCAGAGATATATCCAATTTCGGCTCTGGAAAACTTTAATGTAAAAGAAGTCTTTGCCCGTATATTAGAATTACTACCGGCTTCACCTGCCTATTATCCAAAAGATGCCTTAACCGATAAGCCGGAGCGTTTCTTTGTAAACGAAACCATCCGTGAAAAAATATTATTAAACTACGACAAAGAAATCCCATACGCCGTAGAAATCGAAACAGAAGAATTTCTGGAAGACGAGAAAATCATCCGCATCCGTTCCGTAATAATGGTCGAGCGCGATACCCAAAAAGGAATCATCATCGGGCACAAAGGCGCCGCTTTGAAAAAAGTCGGAATGCAATCCCGTGAAGACTTAGAAAAGTTCTTCGGAAAACAAATCCACATCGAGTTATATGTAAAAGTCAACAAAGACTGGCGAAGCAATGCGTTTCAGTTACGTCGATTTGGATATAATCAGAAGTAG
- the abc-f gene encoding ribosomal protection-like ABC-F family protein has protein sequence MLNIHNLSVSFGGTYLFEEVTFRLGSGDRVGLVGKNGAGKSTMLKILAGDFKPDSGQIATEKEIKMGFLRQDIDFDHGRTVLEEAYEAFTEIKAVEKKLEKINHQLVSRTDYESEAYSQIIEDLSDYTHRFELLGGYNYVGDTEKILLGLGFKREDFNNQTDTFSGGWRMRIELAKLLLQSNDILLLDEPTNHLDIESIIWLEGFLRNFPGVVVIVSHDKMFLDNVTNRTIEISLGKAYDYNKPYSQYLVLREEIREKQLATQKNQAKKIEETEKLIEKFRAKASKASMAQSLIKKLDKVERIEVDEDDTSVMNISFPVSQTPGRVVIEAEHVTKAYGDKTILKDISLLVERGSKIAFVGQNGQGKSTFMKAIVNEFKYQGSIKLGHNVQLGYFAQNQAEYLDGEITLLETMTNAATDTNRSKVRDMLGSFLFRGDDVEKKVKVLSGGERNRLALCKLLLQPINVLVMDEPTNHLDIKSKNVLKAALKKYEGTLLLVSHDRDFLQGMSNIVYEFKDQKIKEYLGDINFFLEQRNLENMREVEKKDVAKKEAPKETAKVSYEDQKKSKSLQNRLSKVESQIKQLEIDIQADDKALASNYDKHVEDANFFMAYNKKKQELDKLLEEWEVVQGEIDSM, from the coding sequence ATGTTAAATATCCATAACTTATCGGTTTCTTTTGGCGGCACATACCTTTTTGAAGAGGTAACTTTTCGTTTAGGTTCCGGAGACAGAGTAGGGCTTGTTGGAAAAAACGGCGCCGGAAAATCAACGATGCTAAAAATTCTTGCCGGCGATTTCAAACCCGATTCAGGTCAGATTGCCACCGAGAAGGAAATTAAAATGGGTTTTCTTCGTCAGGATATCGATTTTGACCACGGAAGAACCGTACTTGAAGAAGCGTATGAAGCGTTTACTGAAATAAAAGCGGTTGAAAAAAAGCTTGAAAAAATAAACCACCAATTGGTTTCAAGAACCGATTATGAAAGCGAGGCTTATAGTCAAATCATTGAAGATTTATCCGATTACACGCATCGTTTTGAATTGCTTGGCGGTTATAATTATGTTGGTGATACCGAGAAAATATTATTGGGCTTAGGTTTTAAAAGAGAAGATTTCAACAACCAAACTGATACTTTTTCCGGTGGATGGAGAATGCGTATTGAGTTAGCCAAATTATTATTACAATCGAATGATATTTTATTGTTGGATGAGCCAACGAATCACTTGGATATCGAGAGTATCATTTGGCTGGAAGGATTTCTTCGAAACTTTCCGGGAGTTGTGGTAATTGTTTCCCACGATAAAATGTTTTTGGATAATGTGACCAATCGTACCATTGAAATCTCATTGGGCAAAGCTTATGATTACAACAAACCGTATTCACAATACTTAGTTTTGCGTGAAGAAATCAGAGAAAAGCAATTGGCTACCCAAAAAAATCAAGCCAAGAAAATAGAGGAAACCGAGAAGTTAATCGAAAAGTTCAGAGCCAAAGCATCAAAAGCCTCAATGGCACAATCGCTTATCAAGAAGTTGGACAAAGTAGAGCGTATCGAAGTGGATGAAGATGATACTTCTGTGATGAATATTTCGTTTCCGGTATCGCAAACTCCGGGGCGGGTTGTTATAGAAGCAGAACACGTAACCAAAGCGTATGGCGATAAAACGATTTTAAAAGACATTTCACTTCTGGTAGAACGCGGAAGCAAAATCGCTTTCGTAGGTCAAAATGGTCAGGGGAAATCGACCTTTATGAAAGCCATTGTCAATGAGTTTAAATATCAGGGTTCGATAAAACTCGGACACAATGTGCAGTTGGGTTATTTTGCCCAAAATCAGGCAGAATATTTAGACGGCGAAATTACCTTATTGGAAACCATGACGAATGCGGCAACCGACACGAATCGTTCTAAAGTTAGAGATATGTTGGGTTCGTTCCTGTTTCGTGGTGATGATGTAGAGAAAAAAGTAAAAGTACTTTCAGGTGGCGAACGAAATCGTTTGGCATTGTGTAAACTATTGTTGCAGCCTATCAACGTTTTGGTGATGGATGAGCCAACGAATCACCTGGATATCAAATCAAAGAATGTCCTGAAAGCGGCATTGAAAAAATATGAAGGAACCTTATTGCTGGTTTCTCACGACAGGGATTTTCTACAGGGAATGTCTAATATCGTATACGAATTCAAAGATCAAAAAATCAAGGAATATTTGGGTGACATCAACTTTTTCCTTGAACAGCGCAATTTGGAAAACATGCGCGAAGTAGAGAAGAAGGATGTTGCCAAAAAAGAAGCTCCAAAAGAAACAGCCAAAGTTTCCTATGAAGACCAAAAGAAAAGCAAATCACTTCAAAACCGCTTGAGTAAAGTAGAAAGCCAAATCAAACAATTGGAAATCGATATTCAGGCTGATGACAAAGCTTTAGCTTCAAACTATGACAAACATGTTGAAGACGCCAATTTCTTTATGGCATACAATAAGAAAAAACAGGAACTGGATAAACTGCTTGAAGAATGGGAAGTTGTTCAGGGAGAAATTGACTCGATGTAA
- a CDS encoding response regulator yields MEPLTPFTLMVADDDNEDRELFKEIFEHDPHFTLMGCLSSGTEVLDEISRKKNVPDVLLVDMYMPFFSGIDLVKALEELHAAPNTYKFVISTTVNIAENEAPIHSPYIIFLKKPVSWQEINALPSVLMGYLEQKFEGVS; encoded by the coding sequence ATGGAACCCCTTACCCCTTTTACCCTTATGGTTGCCGACGACGACAACGAGGACAGAGAACTTTTCAAAGAAATATTTGAGCACGACCCACATTTTACCCTTATGGGGTGTCTTTCTTCCGGAACGGAAGTGTTGGATGAGATTAGCCGCAAAAAGAACGTTCCCGATGTTTTGCTGGTGGATATGTATATGCCTTTCTTTAGCGGAATTGATTTGGTAAAGGCACTCGAGGAACTACATGCCGCCCCGAACACCTACAAGTTTGTAATCTCGACTACGGTGAATATAGCCGAAAACGAAGCACCAATTCACAGTCCTTATATCATCTTCCTCAAAAAACCAGTCAGTTGGCAGGAGATTAATGCGCTACCAAGCGTTTTAATGGGTTATCTCGAACAAAAGTTTGAAGGGGTGTCGTAG
- a CDS encoding KTSC domain-containing protein — MNTKKIIEYRALLGVTKTATLKELKTIYRNCMKDSHPDTIQDDAERLAAEEKSTEIIAAYHFLVSIAPETLEKDKAEYTRITSTINLADFYYEKGVLYVTFLDGSSFEYFGVLRPMYIKMVNAESPSRFARRHIYNDYIYRSASKLVAAE; from the coding sequence ATGAATACAAAAAAAATTATCGAATACAGAGCGTTACTTGGCGTAACCAAAACAGCTACTTTGAAAGAGCTAAAAACCATTTACAGAAACTGTATGAAGGATAGTCATCCGGATACTATTCAGGATGATGCCGAACGTTTGGCAGCAGAAGAGAAAAGTACGGAGATTATTGCGGCTTATCATTTTTTAGTAAGTATTGCGCCGGAAACTTTGGAAAAAGACAAAGCAGAATATACAAGAATCACTTCAACTATAAACCTTGCTGATTTTTATTATGAGAAAGGCGTACTCTATGTTACCTTTTTAGATGGAAGTTCGTTTGAGTATTTTGGTGTTTTAAGACCAATGTATATCAAAATGGTGAATGCTGAATCTCCGAGTCGTTTCGCCAGAAGACATATTTACAATGACTATATTTATAGAAGCGCTTCTAAATTAGTAGCTGCTGAATAA
- a CDS encoding T9SS type A sorting domain-containing protein has translation MKKTLLFTTVIASFLLVTQKTAAQNLQPIAIQSGFNADVIANGVGSSITSTTNDVDGVNFNFISRDYQLTSGSTPLTYGLPTNGLITSVVAAPAGLSYQLASYSGDNSLRLQNVSDAGTLVFTNPIPAVNLYMLATGGSGACTVNVTVNFTDTTTETFTGLAISDWYNGANFAIQGIGRINRTNDVLETGGGTNPRLYQIPLAINVANQSKPIESVTITKVSGGIPNIFAFSADAYTSCPGPSNITFTSSNDGGTFNWTAPASAPSMGYQYYYSSSSVAPIASTTPSGSVAAGVTTVTLTGLTMGSTYYFWVRSNCDTEQGFWQMKMFTTGQMEATYTLGDINTEYSTGPTITSTTACPGTLTLSIPAGFQIASTDVSYTMTTALNGWMSEQRTLLVCTTNNTTEAAITSGVGGTTGTYSYNRTGLNIANGLTGNVTFDLRAWRTYGGSGCNADYNRVNNNSWRITVTLTQELSNVEVTPNKIKVYPIPFTDSIHLDNAQEVATIFVTDTTGKLMQTIQQPQQDIYLGNLNSGLYILTMTMQDGSIQHTKTIKK, from the coding sequence ATGAAAAAAACACTACTATTTACTACAGTTATTGCCTCTTTTTTGTTGGTTACTCAGAAAACAGCAGCACAAAATCTACAACCCATTGCAATTCAAAGTGGTTTTAATGCCGATGTTATTGCTAATGGAGTGGGATCATCTATCACTTCGACCACTAATGATGTTGATGGTGTGAACTTCAACTTTATTTCGAGAGACTATCAGCTGACGTCTGGTAGTACGCCATTAACCTATGGACTGCCAACAAACGGACTTATTACTAGTGTGGTTGCTGCACCAGCAGGACTTAGCTATCAACTGGCTTCTTATAGTGGCGATAATTCATTGCGGCTTCAAAACGTTAGTGACGCAGGGACTTTAGTATTTACTAATCCTATACCGGCAGTCAATTTATACATGTTGGCTACCGGAGGCAGCGGTGCATGTACAGTCAACGTAACCGTTAACTTTACCGATACTACAACCGAAACATTTACAGGACTTGCCATTTCTGATTGGTATAATGGAGCTAATTTTGCCATACAAGGTATCGGAAGAATCAATCGAACGAATGATGTTTTAGAAACCGGAGGCGGTACAAATCCAAGACTCTATCAAATTCCGTTAGCCATAAATGTTGCTAATCAATCTAAGCCTATAGAGAGTGTTACTATAACAAAAGTATCAGGTGGTATTCCTAACATCTTTGCTTTTTCGGCGGATGCTTATACAAGCTGTCCCGGACCTTCAAATATTACGTTCACCTCTTCTAATGATGGTGGAACTTTTAACTGGACTGCACCGGCAAGTGCCCCTTCCATGGGATATCAGTATTACTACAGTAGCTCTTCGGTAGCACCGATAGCTTCAACGACCCCAAGCGGTAGTGTCGCTGCAGGGGTGACTACAGTTACGCTTACCGGACTTACTATGGGAAGCACCTATTACTTTTGGGTTAGATCAAATTGTGATACTGAACAAGGCTTTTGGCAAATGAAAATGTTCACCACCGGGCAAATGGAAGCTACTTACACTCTTGGAGATATCAATACAGAGTATTCTACCGGACCTACCATTACCAGTACAACTGCCTGTCCGGGGACTTTAACCTTAAGCATTCCGGCTGGCTTCCAAATTGCTTCAACTGATGTCTCTTATACTATGACCACAGCCCTTAATGGTTGGATGAGTGAGCAAAGAACGCTTTTAGTATGTACGACTAACAATACCACTGAAGCTGCAATCACTTCGGGAGTTGGTGGCACGACAGGAACGTATTCTTATAACAGAACCGGTTTAAACATAGCCAATGGCCTTACGGGGAATGTTACTTTCGACCTTAGAGCCTGGAGAACCTATGGAGGTTCAGGTTGCAATGCTGACTATAACAGAGTGAATAACAACTCCTGGAGAATAACAGTTACACTTACACAAGAGCTATCTAACGTTGAGGTAACACCGAATAAAATTAAAGTATATCCAATTCCATTTACAGATAGCATTCACCTTGATAATGCTCAAGAAGTAGCCACTATTTTCGTTACAGATACTACCGGAAAGTTAATGCAAACTATCCAACAGCCTCAGCAAGATATCTATTTAGGGAATTTAAATTCGGGACTCTATATTCTTACTATGACCATGCAGGATGGCAGTATACAGCATACCAAAACCATAAAGAAATAA
- a CDS encoding DUF1761 domain-containing protein, translated as MENMPFNFLAVIAATFVTLVIGFIWYSPAVFGTIWMKETGMTEEKAKQSNMLKVFGLTIIYSFMLAFILPAIVNHQMGALGLFDGNPENPGFIELMKTHGDVYRSFKHGALHGCFAGVFIALPITAINALFEQKSWKYILVNAGYWIVSLTIMGAIICGWK; from the coding sequence ATGGAGAACATGCCATTTAATTTTTTAGCAGTTATTGCCGCTACATTTGTGACTTTAGTTATTGGATTCATCTGGTACAGCCCGGCTGTTTTCGGAACCATCTGGATGAAGGAAACCGGAATGACCGAAGAAAAAGCCAAACAATCCAATATGCTAAAAGTATTCGGATTGACCATCATTTATTCTTTTATGCTTGCGTTTATCCTGCCAGCTATTGTAAACCACCAAATGGGTGCACTGGGTTTGTTTGACGGAAATCCGGAAAACCCAGGCTTTATCGAATTAATGAAAACTCATGGTGATGTCTACAGGTCTTTTAAACACGGAGCATTACATGGTTGTTTTGCCGGTGTATTTATTGCCCTGCCGATAACTGCAATCAATGCTTTATTTGAGCAAAAATCATGGAAATACATCTTAGTCAACGCCGGATACTGGATAGTATCGCTGACTATTATGGGTGCTATCATCTGTGGCTGGAAATAG
- a CDS encoding DUF6600 domain-containing protein produces the protein MKTFYKISLFLLLLHFTLLLPQRNTAQTSVSFQVFYDNLSPYGSWMQTSAYGYVWIPRVAVGFSPYHTGGYWVYTDYGWTWYSNYAWGWAPFHYGRWYYDPYYGWVWVPDDEWGPAWVCWRTSPDYYGWAPMGPGVTISVAYSSGYSVPYNHWTFVRHRDFGRNNVSNYYVANTRNNTIIRNTTIINNVRSDNRHNVRYAAGPDRGDVQKRTGRNVAAMTIRERTAPGQQSSRSEMNLYRPEVRRGNAKPSRITEGRDIKAANNLDPAKRNRPDKQPALPRNNRVDNAPIANPSKGVIQQRNMENSRRNAPSKPQPRVNPLDNSGPVNIPQRQNIPHRPDLPRNLPRGHQNLPIEKVL, from the coding sequence ATGAAAACGTTTTATAAAATCAGCCTTTTCCTGCTATTACTACATTTTACCCTTTTGCTACCCCAAAGGAATACAGCACAAACATCCGTAAGTTTTCAGGTGTTTTATGACAACCTGAGCCCCTATGGCAGTTGGATGCAGACATCTGCCTATGGCTATGTCTGGATACCACGTGTAGCCGTGGGTTTTAGTCCTTACCACACCGGTGGGTATTGGGTCTATACCGATTACGGTTGGACCTGGTATTCCAATTATGCGTGGGGATGGGCACCGTTCCACTATGGCCGTTGGTACTATGACCCTTACTATGGATGGGTTTGGGTACCCGATGACGAATGGGGTCCTGCCTGGGTATGCTGGCGAACCTCGCCCGATTATTATGGTTGGGCACCAATGGGCCCGGGAGTGACTATAAGTGTGGCTTACAGTAGTGGTTATTCGGTACCTTATAACCATTGGACCTTTGTCCGCCACCGTGACTTCGGACGTAACAACGTTAGCAACTATTATGTGGCAAACACCCGAAATAATACTATCATCCGAAATACTACCATCATCAACAACGTCCGTAGCGACAACAGGCACAATGTGCGTTACGCAGCTGGACCTGACCGCGGGGACGTACAAAAAAGAACTGGTAGGAATGTTGCTGCTATGACTATCCGTGAGCGTACTGCTCCAGGTCAACAAAGTAGCAGAAGCGAAATGAATCTCTACCGTCCTGAGGTAAGAAGAGGCAACGCCAAACCAAGCCGTATTACCGAAGGCAGGGATATCAAAGCCGCTAACAATCTGGATCCGGCAAAGCGTAACAGACCCGACAAACAGCCAGCGCTGCCACGTAATAATCGAGTGGATAACGCTCCAATAGCAAACCCGTCTAAGGGAGTAATTCAGCAACGGAATATGGAAAATTCAAGGCGAAACGCGCCTTCTAAACCACAACCGCGTGTGAATCCACTGGATAACAGTGGTCCCGTGAATATTCCGCAAAGACAAAACATACCGCACCGTCCTGATTTGCCGCGTAACCTACCGCGTGGACATCAGAACCTGCCAATAGAAAAGGTTTTGTAA
- a CDS encoding DUF983 domain-containing protein, translating to MLKKGSKLNSILTGTCPRCQEESMYVDKNPYNLPKIFEMHENCSHCGLQYQLEPSFFYGAMYVNYGLTVAVGVAAFIISKFLLGLALTPSFIAIIIALVVLMPLNTRLARNIYINMFVSFDKDAATK from the coding sequence ATGTTAAAAAAAGGATCCAAACTAAATAGCATTTTAACAGGAACTTGTCCAAGATGTCAGGAAGAAAGCATGTATGTTGATAAAAATCCATACAACTTACCAAAGATTTTTGAAATGCACGAGAATTGCAGTCATTGTGGCTTACAATATCAGTTAGAGCCTTCGTTTTTTTATGGGGCGATGTATGTAAATTATGGATTGACGGTTGCTGTTGGAGTGGCGGCGTTTATCATTTCAAAATTTCTTTTGGGATTAGCATTAACACCATCATTTATTGCCATCATTATAGCTCTGGTTGTTTTGATGCCACTTAACACAAGATTAGCCCGGAATATTTACATCAATATGTTTGTGAGTTTCGATAAAGATGCTGCTACCAAATAG
- a CDS encoding GNAT family N-acetyltransferase — METTTYKIYSAISQLPDSWDEVAYDNAFLQTYYLKVLEESAPTNMQCFYIGIFKKSELIGVALAQYLNLNKLESFGERDKCFKTYARNFVFKNFASHALFLGNNMITGQNGYVFNKKIDLKTVAELLNECAKEITAYFKKQNIKIHIVSFKDFYQNCAVELKKSSFSEMYEFNTQPNMIFELDKNWKTNDDYVASFSKKYRDQYKRAHKKFEGITTRELSLEEILSNEERIYELYHHVARNAPFNTFFLAKNHFSSFKKQCGNRFILIGYFLNNELVGFHTLLLNGTTLETYFLGYDEQIQKEKMLYLNMLYNMTKYGIENQFKEIIFGRTALEIKSSIGAEPVLMSGFIYHNNKLIDKYFDKIFPKLEPTLVWQQRHPFK; from the coding sequence TTGGAAACAACCACCTATAAAATATATTCGGCCATTTCACAACTTCCTGATTCCTGGGATGAAGTTGCCTATGACAATGCTTTTTTGCAAACGTATTATCTGAAAGTTTTAGAAGAATCGGCGCCCACAAACATGCAGTGCTTTTATATTGGCATTTTTAAAAAATCGGAACTTATTGGTGTAGCATTGGCGCAATATCTTAATTTGAATAAGTTAGAATCATTTGGCGAAAGAGATAAATGTTTTAAAACCTATGCACGAAATTTTGTTTTCAAAAACTTTGCTTCCCATGCTTTGTTTCTTGGCAACAATATGATAACCGGGCAAAACGGCTATGTTTTCAATAAAAAAATTGATTTAAAAACAGTCGCCGAATTACTAAATGAATGTGCTAAAGAAATTACGGCTTACTTCAAAAAGCAAAACATAAAAATCCACATCGTTTCCTTTAAAGACTTTTATCAGAATTGCGCTGTTGAACTCAAGAAGTCCTCTTTTTCTGAGATGTATGAGTTCAATACGCAACCCAATATGATTTTTGAATTGGATAAAAATTGGAAAACAAATGACGATTATGTTGCCTCATTTTCTAAAAAATACCGTGACCAATACAAACGCGCTCATAAAAAATTTGAAGGAATCACAACACGGGAATTATCATTGGAAGAAATCCTGTCTAATGAAGAACGCATTTACGAATTGTATCATCACGTAGCCAGAAATGCACCTTTCAACACTTTCTTTTTAGCCAAAAATCATTTCTCATCCTTTAAAAAACAATGTGGCAACCGATTTATACTAATTGGTTATTTTTTAAATAATGAGCTGGTTGGTTTCCATACCTTGTTGCTCAACGGAACAACTTTAGAAACGTATTTTCTGGGGTATGATGAACAAATTCAAAAAGAAAAAATGCTTTATTTGAATATGCTGTACAACATGACAAAATATGGCATTGAGAATCAATTCAAAGAAATAATCTTCGGAAGAACTGCGCTGGAAATCAAAAGTTCTATTGGTGCTGAACCTGTTCTAATGTCCGGATTTATTTATCACAACAACAAATTGATTGACAAGTATTTTGATAAGATATTTCCAAAACTGGAGCCAACATTAGTTTGGCAACAACGACATCCGTTTAAATAG